The proteins below come from a single uncultured Dethiosulfovibrio sp. genomic window:
- a CDS encoding MBL fold metallo-hydrolase, with amino-acid sequence MDYRRFPLGPLWTNGYLFWDKGGAAFFVDPGGDPEDVINWINRENLSLKAIILTHGHADHIAGAAKLLDEFRCELMVHKEDEPMLSNGEKNLSVNLGTECPTIAATGYLSNGDEFSVGTMVLKVIHTPGHTMGSCCLSVADEGRSILITGDTLFARSIGRTDLPGSVPDLMPDSLNLFMDMDDDLTVLPGHGPETSLKVEKRENPFLS; translated from the coding sequence ATGGATTACAGAAGATTTCCTTTAGGACCCCTTTGGACGAACGGTTACCTTTTCTGGGATAAAGGCGGAGCCGCTTTTTTCGTCGATCCAGGGGGTGATCCGGAAGACGTGATAAATTGGATAAACAGGGAGAATCTCTCCCTGAAGGCGATTATACTAACCCATGGACACGCCGATCATATCGCAGGAGCAGCTAAGCTTCTCGACGAATTTCGGTGTGAGCTCATGGTTCATAAAGAGGACGAACCGATGCTCTCTAACGGAGAGAAGAATCTTTCCGTTAATTTAGGAACCGAATGTCCTACGATCGCAGCCACCGGCTACCTCTCCAACGGAGACGAGTTTTCCGTAGGGACCATGGTCCTAAAGGTCATTCACACACCGGGACACACTATGGGAAGCTGTTGTCTCTCCGTAGCCGACGAAGGTCGCTCCATACTTATCACCGGAGATACCCTTTTCGCGAGAAGCATAGGCAGGACCGATCTTCCTGGAAGTGTCCCAGATCTCATGCCCGATTCCTTAAATCTTTTCATGGATATGGACGACGACCTTACGGTCCTCCCTGGTCATGGGCCGGAGACTTCCCTAAAGGTAGAGAAAAGAGAAAATCCCTTTTTGTCATGA
- the radC gene encoding DNA repair protein RadC codes for MTDDQFPRERLLLKGPSALSDGELLAVLLRTGDGTRDVVEFSNHILRSFGGLRGLAKSSVQELMSLKGLGVAKSTAILASVELGRRISLSVLNESENRTKISAALDEIRLFLSEEDREFIIALFLDEKEGIIAREKLSYGGPDGASLDLRYLLKKAVRLDSKGLVLVHNHPNGTLDSSYEDKVLTRIVKEKTDALGLDFLGHYIVSRQGIAAVSL; via the coding sequence ATGACCGACGATCAGTTCCCAAGGGAGAGGCTTCTTTTAAAGGGACCATCCGCTTTGAGCGATGGAGAGCTTTTGGCGGTCTTACTGAGGACTGGAGATGGAACTCGGGATGTAGTCGAGTTCTCCAATCATATTCTTCGTTCCTTCGGTGGGTTGAGGGGATTGGCCAAGTCGTCGGTACAGGAATTGATGTCCTTGAAAGGTTTAGGGGTGGCCAAGTCAACCGCTATACTTGCTTCAGTCGAGCTTGGTAGGCGAATATCCTTATCGGTCCTGAATGAATCGGAAAACAGGACTAAGATCTCCGCTGCTCTGGATGAGATAAGGTTATTCCTTTCCGAGGAGGATAGAGAGTTTATAATAGCCCTTTTCCTAGACGAAAAAGAGGGTATTATAGCCAGGGAAAAGCTTTCCTATGGAGGACCTGACGGGGCTTCTTTGGACCTCAGATATCTTCTAAAAAAAGCGGTAAGGTTAGATTCAAAGGGATTGGTTTTGGTGCATAACCACCCCAACGGTACTTTAGATAGCAGTTATGAGGATAAGGTTTTAACGAGAATAGTAAAGGAAAAGACCGATGCTTTAGGATTGGATTTTCTAGGGCACTATATAGTGTCGCGGCAGGGTATAGCTGCTGTTTCGCTGTAA
- a CDS encoding rod shape-determining protein: MGFFSGFLGNDVGIDLGTSNVVVYQSGKGIVIDEPSAVAVRKKKKGGQLEVIAFGHEAKAMMGKTPTGVSTIKPLKDGVIANFDMTEAIIRHFLQLTGGRGVKSRPRVVISVPAKVTEVEKKAVIDATLGAGAREAYVVDEPIASALGAGLPIQDPRGSMVLDIGGGTSEVAVLSLGGIVVNNSLRAAGDDMDEAIIAMLRQKHAILIGETTAENIKISIGSAIPLDNEIDVEVKGRDLADGLPKVTTVSSVEIREALDPLISRVEDMVKVALEQTPPELSKDIVDQGIVLTGGVCQIKGLASRLSRALNAPVILADDPLHSVANGVGKILEDLSAMRKVLMSVEKGSR; this comes from the coding sequence GTGGGTTTTTTTTCTGGTTTTCTTGGAAACGATGTGGGCATCGATCTAGGTACATCCAACGTGGTGGTCTATCAGAGCGGCAAAGGAATAGTTATAGACGAGCCCTCTGCCGTCGCTGTTAGGAAGAAAAAAAAGGGCGGTCAGCTAGAGGTTATCGCTTTCGGTCATGAGGCCAAAGCCATGATGGGAAAAACCCCTACAGGGGTTTCCACGATAAAGCCGCTGAAAGACGGGGTGATAGCCAACTTCGATATGACCGAGGCTATCATAAGACACTTTTTACAGTTGACCGGAGGAAGAGGGGTAAAGTCCCGTCCAAGGGTTGTAATATCGGTGCCTGCAAAGGTAACTGAGGTCGAAAAGAAGGCGGTCATAGACGCTACATTAGGTGCCGGTGCCAGGGAAGCCTACGTCGTTGACGAGCCTATCGCGTCCGCCCTTGGGGCAGGTCTCCCTATTCAGGATCCGAGGGGCAGTATGGTCTTGGATATCGGAGGAGGCACCAGTGAAGTCGCGGTGCTCTCCCTCGGTGGAATCGTGGTAAACAACTCCCTGAGGGCCGCTGGAGACGACATGGACGAGGCGATTATCGCCATGCTCCGGCAAAAACACGCCATATTGATAGGGGAAACCACCGCGGAAAACATAAAGATCAGCATCGGGTCGGCTATACCTCTGGATAACGAGATAGACGTGGAGGTCAAAGGAAGGGACCTTGCGGACGGACTTCCTAAGGTAACCACCGTATCTTCCGTAGAGATAAGAGAGGCTCTGGATCCTTTGATCTCAAGGGTGGAGGACATGGTTAAAGTCGCTTTAGAGCAGACCCCTCCGGAACTTTCAAAGGATATCGTGGATCAGGGAATCGTCCTCACCGGCGGTGTCTGCCAGATAAAAGGGCTAGCTTCGAGACTCTCAAGGGCTCTGAACGCACCTGTTATCCTAGCGGACGATCCTCTCCATTCTGTGGCCAACGGAGTTGGAAAAATATTGGAGGATCTCAGTGCCATGAGGAAAGTCCTCATGTCGGTGGAAAAAGGAAGCCGATAG
- the mreC gene encoding rod shape-determining protein MreC, which produces MENRQPQIISGLCAVALGLLLTLSTGSNSIVKLMGQVGGILEFIERPGILIRETYIGAQGWIKERDHVLAHLEKLERENDGLFLALHMKEALDVRESVLSSSKDSMVDLRLPLSWWDRVRINKGGIEGVSPGDPVLQDGFLIGRVVSVETSRSWVSLISSTGEMIPVVIRETRDVGVITGDGTGGLWLRYVPDGSQIKEGMTLDTALIGESIPAGIPVGTLNGVTRESDHGITEYKVIPGGSLSRIYGVRVFRRESDE; this is translated from the coding sequence ATGGAGAACCGACAGCCACAGATCATCTCTGGGTTATGCGCCGTGGCCCTAGGATTGCTCCTTACCCTAAGTACCGGTAGTAACTCTATCGTAAAACTCATGGGGCAAGTAGGAGGCATTCTGGAATTTATCGAAAGACCAGGGATCTTGATTCGTGAGACCTACATAGGGGCCCAAGGTTGGATAAAGGAACGAGACCACGTTTTGGCCCACCTGGAGAAACTGGAGCGGGAAAACGACGGTCTTTTTCTGGCGCTGCATATGAAAGAAGCTCTAGACGTAAGGGAGTCGGTATTATCCTCCTCGAAGGACTCTATGGTCGATCTTCGTCTCCCTTTAAGTTGGTGGGACAGAGTCAGGATAAATAAAGGCGGTATAGAAGGGGTCTCTCCCGGGGATCCGGTGCTCCAGGATGGTTTTCTCATAGGGAGGGTTGTCTCGGTAGAGACCTCTCGCTCTTGGGTTAGCCTTATAAGCTCTACAGGAGAGATGATACCCGTCGTTATCAGAGAGACAAGAGATGTAGGGGTTATTACAGGAGATGGAACGGGAGGTCTGTGGCTGAGGTATGTTCCTGACGGAAGTCAGATAAAAGAGGGAATGACCCTTGATACAGCCCTTATCGGGGAATCCATACCGGCGGGAATTCCCGTCGGTACTCTCAATGGAGTGACCAGGGAGAGCGATCACGGTATCACCGAGTACAAGGTTATACCTGGAGGCTCTCTCTCTCGAATATACGGCGTCAGAGTTTTCCGTCGAGAAAGTGATGAGTAA
- the mrdA gene encoding penicillin-binding protein 2 encodes MRFVSAGSLALLLAALFHFQVFQSDRYVQLAISNKLRVMRIPPVRGEIYDTNMVSLASNVLTFDIVGYPLDLKKEGVLGGFASLLGRHGIPLTEVDLEKRMKDQYVAPYRSVVLLKNLTLAQMTDLTSDGDFPSQIFHLPVWRRIYPVGSLLCHALGYVGEISDRELQSMGEGGSRSRYIGGDVVGKGGVERFYEDRLQGYPGFQVIEVDARGRFVRSISSRKPVPGEDLVLTIDLGAQRLAAEVMGEKRGSIIAMEIATGEIKVLFSSPTFDVNPLSWGVAGKEWQDLINDKDKPMINRAIAGLYAPGSVYKSVIAYAALAEGVVNPSTTFFCSGSYELGNQIFRCHRRWGHGHVNVIEALRDSCDVYFYEVGQKVGIDNLIKWGKLFGIGELTGIDLPGELAGTAAGREWKEKRFGERWYKGDTVNYSIGQGFLLMTPIQILRQFGVVASGKISRPHLLKGISEEPVDVGLDPEILSVIQKGMDAVVSSGGTGRRAANFGVSIAGKTSTVQNSHGDDHAAFAGYAPAENPKYVAIAYVEAGLHGSTTAAPLVGEILAYLVKHDGGSVTQSQPK; translated from the coding sequence TTGAGGTTTGTATCCGCCGGTTCTCTTGCGCTTCTCCTGGCCGCTTTATTTCATTTTCAGGTCTTTCAATCGGACAGATACGTTCAGTTGGCCATCTCAAATAAGCTAAGGGTTATGAGGATACCTCCTGTCAGAGGGGAAATCTACGACACGAACATGGTCTCTTTGGCGAGTAACGTCCTGACCTTTGACATAGTCGGTTACCCTCTTGATCTCAAAAAAGAAGGTGTATTAGGGGGCTTTGCCTCCCTTTTAGGTCGTCATGGCATCCCTCTTACCGAGGTAGATCTCGAGAAAAGGATGAAAGATCAATATGTTGCTCCCTACCGCTCTGTGGTTCTGTTAAAAAACCTTACCCTGGCCCAGATGACCGATTTGACCTCCGACGGTGACTTCCCTTCCCAGATATTCCATCTTCCTGTGTGGAGGAGGATTTACCCTGTCGGCTCCCTTTTATGTCACGCTCTAGGATATGTGGGAGAGATATCCGACAGAGAGTTACAGTCCATGGGTGAAGGAGGAAGTAGGTCCAGGTATATAGGTGGAGATGTCGTAGGCAAAGGTGGAGTCGAGAGATTTTACGAGGACCGTCTTCAGGGATACCCTGGTTTTCAGGTGATAGAGGTGGATGCCAGAGGACGTTTTGTTCGCTCCATCTCCAGCAGAAAACCGGTTCCTGGCGAGGATTTAGTTTTGACCATAGATCTAGGGGCTCAGCGATTGGCGGCGGAGGTAATGGGCGAGAAAAGAGGCTCAATAATAGCCATGGAGATAGCGACCGGTGAGATAAAGGTCCTTTTTTCAAGCCCCACCTTTGACGTCAACCCTCTCTCTTGGGGGGTAGCCGGTAAGGAATGGCAAGACCTCATTAACGATAAGGATAAGCCGATGATCAACAGGGCTATAGCTGGTCTCTATGCCCCTGGTTCGGTCTATAAAAGCGTCATAGCCTATGCCGCCCTTGCTGAAGGAGTCGTTAATCCCAGTACCACCTTCTTTTGCTCCGGTAGTTACGAGCTTGGCAACCAGATATTTCGTTGCCATCGACGATGGGGCCACGGTCATGTAAACGTAATAGAGGCTCTGAGAGACTCCTGCGATGTCTACTTCTACGAAGTGGGACAGAAAGTCGGCATAGATAACCTGATAAAATGGGGAAAGCTTTTCGGCATAGGCGAGTTAACCGGTATCGATTTGCCCGGAGAGTTGGCAGGAACAGCGGCCGGAAGGGAATGGAAGGAAAAAAGATTTGGAGAGAGATGGTATAAAGGGGATACGGTCAACTATTCCATAGGGCAGGGATTTCTCCTTATGACCCCCATTCAGATACTCCGGCAGTTTGGCGTTGTCGCATCAGGTAAGATATCACGTCCTCACCTTTTGAAGGGTATTTCAGAGGAACCTGTGGACGTTGGACTGGATCCCGAGATTTTAAGCGTAATACAAAAAGGCATGGATGCTGTGGTCTCTTCCGGGGGAACCGGAAGGAGAGCTGCGAACTTTGGGGTATCTATAGCTGGAAAGACCAGCACTGTTCAGAACTCTCACGGAGATGACCACGCCGCTTTTGCCGGTTACGCTCCGGCGGAAAACCCTAAATATGTGGCCATAGCCTACGTCGAGGCTGGGCTTCACGGTAGTACTACCGCCGCTCCTTTAGTCGGAGAGATTCTAGCCTACCTTGTAAAACACGACGGAGGATCTGTAACACAGAGTCAGCCCAAATGA